From Diospyros lotus cultivar Yz01 chromosome 4, ASM1463336v1, whole genome shotgun sequence, a single genomic window includes:
- the LOC127799853 gene encoding purple acid phosphatase 25, producing MGNISLKIMISYSCDYMILIMINNISFIISRERTPKMAPNWLLFTTLCLFLQIAARCNAGVTSSYVRKPHPSEDIPVESFPPPSGYNAPEQVHITQGDREGRSMIVSWVTPLEKHPNLVSYWEAEGRHRHKHRTHSMVTSYRYYNYSSGYIHHATIKHLKYNTRYIYELGSHDSIRRFSFTTPPEVGPDAPYTFGIMGDLGQTVDSNQTLEHYVSNKGGQCVLFVGDLSYADNHPFHNNVKWDTWGRFIEKSAAYQPWIWTAGNHELDFAPEINENVPFKPYLHRYHVPYKKSGSTSPLWYSIKRASAHIIVLSSYSAYGKYTPQYDWLAQELPKVNRAKTPWLIVLLHSPWYNSNNYHYMEGESMRVMFEAWFVEHKVDIVLAGHVHAYERSERVSNVKYNITDGLSTPVKDPSAPIYITIGDGGNIEGIADSFTQPQPSYSAYREASFGHAILEIKNRTHAYYTWHRNQDNEAVAADSIWLYNRFWYPIDESISST from the exons TTCCCGAGAAAGAACACCAAAAATGGCACCAAACTGGCTCCTGTTCACGACTTTGTGCCTGTTTCTCCAAATTGCAGCGCGCTGTAATGCCGGCGTTACGAGCAGCTATGTCAGAAAGCCTCACCCCTCCGAAGACATCCCCGTCGAGAGCTTCCCTCCGCCTTCCGGCTACAATGCACCCGAgcag GTTCATATAACGCAAGGAGATCGGGAGGGCCGGAGCATGATCGTCTCGTGGGTGACGCCGCTCGAGAAGCACCCGAACTTGGTGAGCTACTGGGAAGCGGAGGGCCGGCACCGCCACAAGCACAGGACTCATTCCATGGTCACTTCTTACAGATACTACAACTACTCTTCCGGCTACATTCACCACGCCACAATTAAACATTTGAAG TATAACACTAGATACATCTACGAGCTCGGATCGCACGACTCTATCCGGCGGTTCTCCTTCACGACGCCGCCGGAAGTGGGGCCGGACGCGCCCTATACCTTCGGAATTATGG GTGACTTGGGGCAGACGGTGGATTCGAACCAGACACTGGAGCACTATGTATCGAACAAGGGCGGGCAATGCGTTCTATTCGTGGGTGATTTGTCGTACGCAGACAATCACCCTTTCCATAACAATGTGAAGTGGGACACATGGGGACGGTTCATTGAGAAGAGTGCTGCGTACCAGCCATGGATTTGGACCGCTGGAAATCATGAGCTCGACTTCGCTCCTGAAATC AATGAAAATGTGCCGTTCAAGCCATATTTGCACAGATATCATGTTCCGTACAAAAAGTCAGGGAGCACTTCTCCGCTTTGGTACTCCATTAAGCGTGCATCCGCACATATCATTGTCCTCTCCTCCTACTCCGCTTATG GGAAGTACACTCCACAGTACGATTGGCTTGCCCAGGAGCTGCCAAAAGTCAACAGAGCCAAGACTCCATGGCtgattgttcttcttcattctccATGGTACAACAGCAACAACTACCATTACATGGAAGGAGAAAGCATGAGAGTGATGTTCGAAGCCTGGTTTGTCGAACACAAAGTTGACATCGTCTTGGCTGGCCATGTTCATGCCTACGAGCGTTCT GAACGAGTATCAAATGTGAAGTACAACATAACAGATGGATTGAGCACACCAGTTAAGGATCCTTCGGCCCCAATCTACATAACAATAGGCGATGGTGGAAACATTGAAGGCATTGCTGACAG TTTTACTCAACCACAACCAAGTTATTCTGCCTATCGAGAAGCAAGCTTTGGGCATGCAATTCTGGAGATAAAGAACCGAACACATGCCTACTACACTTGGCATCGAAATCAAGACAATGAAGCTGTTGCTGCCGACTCCATATGGCTCTATAACAGGTTCTGGTATCCCATAGATGAAAGCATCTCCAGCACTTAA